The genomic segment CTTGAAGGTGCGCTCGATTACATCCCGCAGGGTGCTCTGGTCCGCTTCGGAGAGGTTCTTGACGCGGGTGTCGGGGCTGATTCCCGTCTGCGCCAGCACTTCCTTGGAGCGGGTCAGGCCGATCCCGTAGATATAGGTCAGGGCGATCTCAACGCGCTTCTCGCGCGGAAGGTCTACACCGGCAATACGCGCCATGCTTAGCCCTGCCTCTGCTTGTGCTTGACATTGGAGCAGATGACCAGCACGCG from the Deinococcus sp. NW-56 genome contains:
- the rpsM gene encoding 30S ribosomal protein S13 yields the protein MARIAGVDLPREKRVEIALTYIYGIGLTRSKEVLAQTGISPDTRVKNLSEADQSTLRDVIERTFKVEGDLRSEVGQNIKRLMDIGAYRGLRHRRGLPVRGQRTKTNARTRKGPRKTVAGKKKATRK